The Eubacteriaceae bacterium Marseille-Q4139 genome has a window encoding:
- the rplS gene encoding 50S ribosomal protein L19: protein MNDIIKNIEAAQLKETVPSFNVGDTVKVYAKIKEGNRERIQVFEGTVIKRQNGGVRETFTVRKNSNGIGVEKTWPLHSPSVENVEVVRRGKVRRAKLYYLRDRVGKAAKVKELVK, encoded by the coding sequence ATGAACGATATTATTAAGAATATTGAAGCTGCTCAGTTAAAAGAGACTGTTCCGAGCTTCAACGTAGGCGATACCGTTAAGGTATATGCAAAGATCAAGGAAGGCAACCGCGAGAGAATCCAGGTATTTGAAGGAACTGTCATCAAGAGACAGAACGGCGGCGTAAGAGAAACCTTCACCGTAAGAAAGAATTCCAACGGTATCGGCGTTGAGAAGACCTGGCCGCTTCACTCCCCGTCCGTAGAGAACGTGGAAGTCGTAAGAAGAGGTAAGGTAAGACGTGCGAAACTCTACTACTTAAGAGACCGCGTCGGCAAGGCTGCTAAGGTAAAAGAACTGGTTAAGTAA